In Melitaea cinxia chromosome Z, ilMelCinx1.1, whole genome shotgun sequence, a single window of DNA contains:
- the LOC123668392 gene encoding peptidoglycan-recognition protein 3-like isoform X2 has product MAVIMMGMFLMCGLSIGIYLLITEDDSENMLPPVQVPPLFVPRAEWDAMSPNFSKPEPVFRAKSVVVDQTDTRHCSDKESCIELMTYLEDNINENKILPYNFMISSDGYIYEYLGWDSPSQLYPKLQCLLIAFIGSFTYEMPSFKQLQSAGNILTASVSNGYLNRNFTFIVKNDTLLGSGYIRNTILNQFETAIERTHLFRAKHYFFRSDKN; this is encoded by the exons ATGGCTGTCATCATGATGGGAATGTTCTTGATGTGCGGACTATCGATTGGCATTTACCTTCTGATCACCGAAGACGATTCGG aGAACATGCTGCCACCGGTACAAGTACCGCCTCTTTTCGTGCCCCGTGCGGAATGGGACGCTATGAGTCCGAATTTCTCCAAACCCGAGCCTGTCTTCAGGGCCAAATCTGTTGTGGTTGACCAGACTGACACCAGACATTGCTCTGATAAGGAATCCTGCATCGAACTAATGACGTATTTggag gATAACATTAATGAGAACAAGATTTTGCCGTACAATTTCATGATTTCATCTGATGGATATATTTACGAGTATCTCGGATGGGACAGTCCTTCACAATTATATCCAAAACTACAGTGCCTGTTAATTGcatttatag GTAGTTTTACCTACGAAATGCCATCGTTTAAGCAACTACAATCCGCGGGCAACATTCTAACGGCATCGGTTAGCAACGGCTACTTGAACAGGAACTTCACTTTTATTGTCAAAAACGATACATTACTAGGATCAGGCTATATTCGAAACACTATCTTGAATCAATTCGAGACGGCTATTGAAAGGACACATCTGTTTAGAGCCAAACATTATTTCTTTAGatctgataaaaattaa
- the LOC123668392 gene encoding peptidoglycan-recognition protein 3-like isoform X1 → MQSLISPVDHESRYGSYYEEDDESEETPLLPRCPRNDERIKLLTIMAVIMMGMFLMCGLSIGIYLLITEDDSENMLPPVQVPPLFVPRAEWDAMSPNFSKPEPVFRAKSVVVDQTDTRHCSDKESCIELMTYLEDNINENKILPYNFMISSDGYIYEYLGWDSPSQLYPKLQCLLIAFIGSFTYEMPSFKQLQSAGNILTASVSNGYLNRNFTFIVKNDTLLGSGYIRNTILNQFETAIERTHLFRAKHYFFRSDKN, encoded by the exons ATGCAGTCATTAATATCGCCTGTAG ATCATGAATCGCGCTACGGCTCCTATTACGAAGAAGATGACGAGTCTGAGGAGACTCCGCTGCTGCCTCGCTGCCCTCGGAACGACGAACGTATAAAGTTGCTGACTATTATGGCTGTCATCATGATGGGAATGTTCTTGATGTGCGGACTATCGATTGGCATTTACCTTCTGATCACCGAAGACGATTCGG aGAACATGCTGCCACCGGTACAAGTACCGCCTCTTTTCGTGCCCCGTGCGGAATGGGACGCTATGAGTCCGAATTTCTCCAAACCCGAGCCTGTCTTCAGGGCCAAATCTGTTGTGGTTGACCAGACTGACACCAGACATTGCTCTGATAAGGAATCCTGCATCGAACTAATGACGTATTTggag gATAACATTAATGAGAACAAGATTTTGCCGTACAATTTCATGATTTCATCTGATGGATATATTTACGAGTATCTCGGATGGGACAGTCCTTCACAATTATATCCAAAACTACAGTGCCTGTTAATTGcatttatag GTAGTTTTACCTACGAAATGCCATCGTTTAAGCAACTACAATCCGCGGGCAACATTCTAACGGCATCGGTTAGCAACGGCTACTTGAACAGGAACTTCACTTTTATTGTCAAAAACGATACATTACTAGGATCAGGCTATATTCGAAACACTATCTTGAATCAATTCGAGACGGCTATTGAAAGGACACATCTGTTTAGAGCCAAACATTATTTCTTTAGatctgataaaaattaa